One segment of Pandoraea pnomenusa DNA contains the following:
- the nuoK gene encoding NADH-quinone oxidoreductase subunit NuoK, translated as MMSLSLAHYLVLGAILFAISITGIFLNRRNVIVLLMAIELMLLAVNLNFVAFSHYLGDIAGQVFVFFILTVAAAEAAIGLAILVTLFRKLETVNVEDLDRLKG; from the coding sequence ATGATGTCGTTGTCGCTAGCGCACTACCTGGTGCTTGGCGCGATTCTTTTCGCGATCAGCATTACCGGTATCTTCCTCAACCGCAGAAATGTGATTGTGCTGCTCATGGCCATCGAGCTGATGTTGCTCGCGGTCAATCTGAACTTCGTCGCGTTCTCGCATTACCTGGGCGACATTGCCGGCCAGGTATTCGTGTTCTTCATTCTTACGGTGGCCGCCGCGGAAGCCGCGATCGGTCTGGCCATTCTGGTCACCTTGTTCCGTAAGCTCGAAACGGTCAACGTCGAAGATCTCGACCGCCTCAAGGGTTAA
- a CDS encoding DUF2818 family protein, whose amino-acid sequence MSAGGTLVILLALLGANLPFVNQRLFGVIALRRGVKPLWWRLIEMVVAYFVVGALGYLIEAGIGNVFTQGWEFYAVTASLFVVFAFPGFVYRYLWRHRPAAAA is encoded by the coding sequence ATGTCGGCAGGTGGTACGCTCGTGATTCTGCTGGCCTTGCTGGGGGCGAACCTGCCGTTCGTGAACCAGCGCCTGTTCGGCGTGATCGCGCTACGGCGCGGGGTCAAGCCGTTGTGGTGGCGTCTGATCGAGATGGTGGTGGCGTACTTCGTAGTCGGCGCGCTGGGCTACCTGATCGAGGCCGGCATCGGCAATGTGTTCACGCAGGGATGGGAGTTTTACGCCGTGACGGCGAGTCTGTTCGTCGTGTTCGCGTTTCCGGGCTTCGTCTACCGGTATTTGTGGCGTCATCGACCGGCGGCTGCCGCCTGA
- the nuoL gene encoding NADH-quinone oxidoreductase subunit L, which yields MASTLNPNLLLAIPLAPLVGSVIAGLFGKQVGRAGAHTVTILGVLVAFVLSVMTFIDVMNGASFNATVYEWARIGDLKLEIGFLVDTLTVTMMCVVTSVSLMVHIYTIGYMAEDPGYQRFFSYISLFTFSMLMLVMSNNFLQLFFGWEAVGLVSYLLIGFWYTRPTAIYANMKAFLVNRVGDFGFLLGIGLLLAFTGTLNYGEVFAKANEVAALSFPGTDWRLITVACICLFIGAMGKSAQFPLHVWLPDSMEGPTPISALIHAATMVTAGIFMVSRMSPLFELSDTALSFITIIGAITALFMGFLGMIQNDIKRVVAYSTLSQLGYMTVALGVSAYPVAIFHLMTHAFFKALLFLGAGSVIIGMHHDQDMRNMGGLWKYMPITWITSLLGSLALIGTPFFSGFYSKDSIIEAVAASHLPGSGFAYFAVVASVFVTAFYSFRMYFLVFHGKERFGQAHAHHDHDAHHEEEEDSHDHHHGLAPGQKPHESPAVVTIPLILLAIPSVIIGAIAIAPMLFGDFFKQGVAFKDVIFIGENHPAMEELGQEFHGWVAMALHSFGTLPIALSALGILLAAFFYLKRPDIPEALKNRFSGIYNLLDNKYYMDKINEVVFAKGALKIGRGLWKAGDQGLIDGAVVNGSARLVGWFAGVIRFVQSGYIYHYAFAMIIGMLGLLTLFVTLNGK from the coding sequence ATGGCATCCACATTGAATCCCAACCTGCTGCTCGCGATCCCGCTGGCGCCGCTCGTCGGCTCCGTGATCGCCGGCCTGTTCGGCAAGCAAGTCGGACGCGCGGGCGCCCACACGGTCACGATCCTCGGCGTGCTGGTCGCATTTGTCCTCTCGGTCATGACGTTCATCGACGTCATGAACGGTGCGAGCTTCAACGCCACGGTCTACGAATGGGCCCGCATCGGCGATCTGAAGCTCGAGATCGGCTTCCTCGTCGACACGCTGACCGTCACCATGATGTGCGTGGTGACCTCCGTGTCGCTGATGGTGCACATCTACACCATCGGTTACATGGCCGAAGATCCCGGCTACCAGCGCTTCTTCTCGTACATCTCGCTGTTCACGTTCTCGATGTTGATGCTCGTGATGAGCAACAACTTCCTGCAACTGTTCTTCGGCTGGGAAGCGGTGGGCCTGGTCTCGTACCTGCTGATCGGCTTCTGGTACACGCGTCCGACCGCGATCTACGCCAACATGAAGGCGTTCCTGGTCAACCGTGTCGGCGACTTCGGGTTCCTGCTCGGCATCGGCCTGCTGCTGGCCTTCACCGGCACGCTGAACTACGGGGAAGTGTTCGCCAAGGCCAACGAGGTCGCGGCCCTGTCGTTCCCGGGCACCGACTGGCGCCTGATCACCGTGGCCTGCATCTGCCTGTTCATCGGTGCGATGGGCAAGTCGGCGCAGTTTCCGCTGCACGTCTGGCTGCCTGACTCGATGGAAGGCCCGACCCCGATCTCGGCACTGATCCACGCGGCCACCATGGTGACCGCCGGTATCTTCATGGTGAGCCGCATGTCGCCGCTGTTCGAACTGTCGGACACCGCGCTGTCGTTCATCACGATCATCGGCGCGATCACGGCGTTGTTCATGGGCTTCCTGGGCATGATCCAGAACGACATCAAGCGTGTCGTGGCCTACTCGACGCTGTCTCAGCTCGGTTACATGACGGTCGCGCTCGGCGTGTCGGCCTACCCGGTCGCCATCTTCCACCTGATGACGCACGCGTTCTTCAAGGCGCTGCTGTTCCTCGGCGCCGGCTCCGTCATCATCGGCATGCATCACGATCAGGACATGCGCAACATGGGCGGCCTGTGGAAGTACATGCCGATCACGTGGATCACGTCGCTGCTCGGCTCGCTTGCCCTGATCGGCACGCCGTTCTTCTCGGGCTTCTACTCGAAGGATTCGATCATCGAAGCGGTGGCCGCCTCGCATCTGCCGGGCTCGGGCTTCGCGTACTTCGCCGTGGTCGCCAGTGTGTTCGTCACGGCGTTCTACTCGTTCCGCATGTACTTCCTGGTCTTCCACGGCAAGGAGCGTTTCGGTCAGGCGCACGCGCACCACGATCACGACGCGCACCACGAGGAAGAAGAGGATTCGCACGACCACCATCATGGTCTGGCGCCTGGGCAGAAGCCGCACGAGTCGCCGGCCGTCGTCACGATTCCGCTGATTCTGCTGGCCATCCCGTCGGTCATCATCGGTGCCATCGCGATTGCCCCGATGCTCTTCGGCGACTTCTTCAAGCAGGGCGTGGCGTTCAAGGACGTGATCTTCATCGGCGAGAATCACCCGGCGATGGAAGAGCTCGGCCAGGAGTTCCACGGCTGGGTGGCGATGGCGCTGCACTCGTTCGGCACGCTGCCGATCGCGCTGTCGGCGCTGGGCATTCTCCTCGCGGCATTCTTCTATCTGAAGCGTCCGGACATTCCGGAAGCGCTGAAGAACCGGTTCTCGGGCATCTACAACCTGCTCGACAACAAGTACTACATGGACAAGATCAACGAAGTGGTCTTCGCCAAGGGCGCGCTCAAGATCGGCCGCGGCCTGTGGAAGGCGGGCGATCAGGGTCTCATCGACGGCGCCGTGGTCAATGGCAGCGCGCGCCTGGTGGGCTGGTTCGCCGGTGTCATCCGCTTCGTGCAATCCGGTTACATCTACCACTACGCGTTCGCCATGATCATCGGCATGCTCGGGCTCCTGACGCTGTTTGTGACGTTGAACGGCAAGTAA
- a CDS encoding MaoC family dehydratase, whose translation MTALEYYFEDFSVGDTFDLGEYTFTAEEIVRFAQQFDPQPFHIDEVAGAQSHFGGLVASGWHTCGIMMRLNVDKLLSRSSSMGSPGVEQIEWLKPVRPGDTLSVTSSTLEVRESKSRPDRGIVRQLWTATNQHGEEVCRFRGTGLYRKRGA comes from the coding sequence ATGACAGCGCTTGAGTATTACTTCGAAGACTTTTCCGTGGGCGACACTTTCGATCTCGGGGAATACACATTCACGGCCGAGGAGATCGTGCGCTTCGCGCAGCAGTTCGATCCGCAGCCGTTCCACATCGACGAAGTGGCCGGAGCGCAATCGCACTTCGGGGGCCTTGTGGCCAGCGGATGGCACACTTGCGGGATCATGATGCGGCTCAACGTCGACAAGTTGCTGTCACGCTCGTCGAGCATGGGCTCGCCGGGGGTCGAGCAGATCGAATGGCTCAAGCCGGTGCGCCCGGGCGACACCCTCAGCGTGACGAGCAGTACGTTGGAAGTGCGTGAATCGAAGAGCCGGCCAGACCGGGGAATCGTGCGCCAGCTGTGGACCGCGACCAATCAGCACGGGGAGGAAGTGTGCCGGTTTCGCGGCACCGGCCTGTATCGGAAGCGCGGCGCCTGA
- the nuoI gene encoding NADH-quinone oxidoreductase subunit NuoI, which yields MVRAMKDFFGSFLLLELLKGMALTGRYTFARKVTVQFPEEKTPLSPRFRGLHALRRYPNGEERCIACKLCEAVCPAMAITIESDVRDDGTRRTTRYDIDLTKCIFCGFCEESCPVDSIVETHILEYHGEKRGDLYFTKEMLLAVGDRYENEIAAAKAADAPYR from the coding sequence ATGGTAAGGGCAATGAAGGACTTTTTCGGCAGTTTCCTGTTGTTGGAACTGCTCAAGGGCATGGCGCTCACGGGGCGCTACACGTTCGCACGCAAGGTAACGGTGCAGTTCCCGGAAGAGAAGACGCCGCTGTCGCCGCGCTTTCGCGGCTTGCATGCGCTGCGCCGCTATCCGAACGGTGAAGAACGCTGCATCGCCTGCAAGCTTTGCGAGGCGGTGTGCCCGGCAATGGCCATCACGATCGAGTCGGATGTGCGCGACGACGGCACGCGCCGTACCACGCGTTACGACATCGATCTGACGAAATGCATTTTCTGCGGCTTCTGTGAAGAGAGCTGCCCGGTGGACTCGATCGTCGAGACCCACATTCTCGAGTATCACGGCGAGAAGCGCGGCGATCTGTACTTCACCAAGGAGATGTTGCTCGCGGTGGGCGATCGTTACGAAAACGAAATCGCGGCGGCCAAGGCGGCCGATGCGCCGTACCGTTAA
- a CDS encoding DUF1178 family protein, with amino-acid sequence MKVFDLRCAHEHTFEGWFGSEDDYLSQQARGLVACPVCGDTAVARMPSAPRLNLSGATSRTDPVPAGDSRQPTAVEAHRALQTLWMKAVRHVIANTEDVGSHFAEEARKIHYQEAPERNIRGTASREDAEALAEEGIDIMALPLPDSVKETLQ; translated from the coding sequence ATGAAGGTTTTTGATCTGCGTTGTGCCCATGAGCACACCTTCGAGGGCTGGTTCGGCTCGGAGGATGACTATCTTTCGCAACAGGCGCGCGGCCTCGTCGCGTGTCCGGTCTGTGGCGACACGGCGGTGGCACGCATGCCGTCGGCGCCGCGATTGAACCTGTCTGGTGCCACGTCGCGCACCGACCCGGTCCCGGCGGGCGACTCGCGGCAGCCGACCGCGGTGGAGGCGCATCGCGCGTTGCAGACCCTCTGGATGAAGGCAGTGCGCCATGTGATCGCGAACACCGAGGACGTCGGCAGTCATTTCGCCGAAGAGGCGCGCAAGATCCATTATCAGGAAGCCCCGGAGCGTAACATTCGCGGCACTGCCTCGCGTGAAGACGCGGAAGCGCTTGCCGAGGAGGGCATCGACATCATGGCATTGCCCTTGCCCGACAGTGTGAAGGAAACGCTGCAATAG
- the nuoH gene encoding NADH-quinone oxidoreductase subunit NuoH, which translates to MSLNEVINQYGTQLLGVAWPTVWALVRILVVAVILLLCVAYLILWERKLIGWMHVRLGPNRVGPGGLLQPIADVLKLLLKEVITPTQVSKGIYAIAPVMAVLPAFAIWAVIPFQPGAVLADVNAGLLYAIAISSIGVYGVILAGWASNSKYAFLGAMRASAQMISYEIAMGFALVTVLMTAGSLNLSDIVRSQEHGMFAGMGLNLLSWNWLPLLPMFVIYFVSGIAETNRHPFDVVEGESEIVAGHMIEYSGMGFALFFLAEYINMIIISALASVLFLGGWSAPFGFLSFIPGVFWLAFKVFLLLSVFIWVRATFPRYRYDQIMRLGWKVFLPLTIVWVIVVGVWIMSPWNIWG; encoded by the coding sequence ATGAGCCTGAACGAAGTCATCAATCAATACGGCACGCAGCTGCTGGGCGTGGCCTGGCCGACGGTGTGGGCACTGGTCCGCATCCTCGTCGTGGCCGTGATCCTGCTGCTGTGCGTGGCGTATCTGATTCTGTGGGAGCGCAAGCTCATCGGCTGGATGCACGTGCGTCTCGGTCCGAATCGCGTGGGCCCGGGCGGGTTGCTCCAGCCGATCGCCGACGTGTTGAAGCTGCTGCTCAAGGAAGTCATTACACCGACGCAGGTCAGCAAGGGCATTTACGCCATTGCGCCGGTGATGGCCGTGCTGCCCGCGTTTGCCATCTGGGCGGTGATCCCGTTCCAGCCGGGCGCCGTGCTGGCCGACGTGAACGCCGGCTTGCTGTACGCCATCGCGATTTCGTCGATCGGTGTGTACGGTGTGATTCTCGCCGGCTGGGCGTCGAACTCGAAATACGCGTTCCTTGGCGCCATGCGTGCGTCGGCGCAGATGATTTCGTATGAAATCGCCATGGGTTTTGCGTTGGTCACGGTGCTGATGACGGCCGGCTCGCTCAACCTGTCGGACATCGTGCGCTCGCAAGAGCACGGTATGTTCGCGGGCATGGGGCTGAACCTGCTGTCGTGGAACTGGCTGCCGCTGTTGCCGATGTTCGTCATCTACTTCGTTTCGGGCATTGCGGAAACGAACCGTCACCCGTTCGACGTGGTGGAAGGCGAATCGGAAATCGTGGCCGGTCACATGATCGAGTACTCGGGCATGGGCTTCGCGCTCTTCTTCCTGGCCGAGTACATCAACATGATCATCATCTCGGCGTTGGCCTCGGTGCTGTTCCTGGGTGGCTGGAGTGCGCCGTTCGGCTTCCTGTCGTTCATCCCGGGCGTGTTCTGGCTCGCGTTCAAGGTGTTCCTGCTGCTGTCGGTATTCATCTGGGTGCGTGCGACGTTCCCGCGCTACCGCTACGACCAGATCATGCGTCTGGGCTGGAAGGTGTTCCTGCCGCTGACGATCGTCTGGGTGATCGTGGTGGGTGTCTGGATCATGTCTCCCTGGAACATCTGGGGCTGA
- a CDS encoding NUDIX domain-containing protein: MTQRQVDDQHLIESRLATDTVYEGAFLTIKRDTVRLPDGKQAVREYTTHPGAVMVIPLFEDGQVLMERQYRYPLERVMTELPAGKLDDAEGGLACGQRELLEETGYRAGRWDYLTRIHPVISYSTEFIDIWLARDLSHGEQKLDEGEFLDVFRMPATELLQWVRDGRITDVKTIIGAFWLEKILSGVWQPNERSPLR; the protein is encoded by the coding sequence ATGACCCAACGTCAAGTCGACGACCAGCATTTGATCGAGTCGCGTCTCGCGACCGATACGGTGTACGAGGGTGCGTTTCTGACCATCAAGCGCGATACGGTGCGTTTGCCGGATGGCAAGCAGGCGGTGCGCGAATATACGACGCACCCGGGCGCGGTCATGGTGATTCCGCTGTTCGAAGACGGGCAGGTGCTCATGGAGCGCCAGTATCGCTATCCGCTCGAGCGCGTGATGACGGAGCTGCCGGCGGGCAAGCTCGATGACGCCGAAGGCGGGCTGGCCTGCGGCCAGCGCGAGCTGCTCGAGGAGACGGGGTACCGGGCGGGACGTTGGGATTACCTCACGCGCATTCACCCGGTGATCTCCTATTCGACCGAGTTCATCGACATCTGGCTGGCGCGCGATCTGTCGCACGGCGAGCAGAAACTCGACGAAGGCGAGTTCCTGGACGTCTTCAGGATGCCCGCCACCGAATTGCTGCAATGGGTGCGCGACGGCCGTATTACCGACGTCAAAACGATCATCGGCGCGTTCTGGCTGGAAAAGATATTATCTGGAGTCTGGCAGCCGAACGAGCGTTCGCCGCTGCGCTGA
- a CDS encoding NADH-quinone oxidoreductase subunit J, translating into MEFTTFLFYVFALILVVSGLKVVTSRNPVQSALFLVLAFFNAAAIWMLLEAEFLAIMLVLVYVGAVMVLFLFVVMMIDINLDELRRGFGKFIPLASAVGAIMIVEAALVLMRGYGATRAPVKAVSAPDVANTKALGIALYTDYIFAFEVAGLILLVAVVAAVALTMRSRKDHKQTDPSQQVRVKARDRVRLVSMPAEARQQSTGADTPAAE; encoded by the coding sequence ATGGAATTCACAACCTTTCTTTTCTACGTGTTTGCGCTGATCCTCGTGGTCTCGGGCCTGAAGGTCGTGACCTCGCGCAACCCCGTGCAGTCGGCACTCTTCCTGGTGCTGGCCTTCTTCAACGCCGCGGCGATCTGGATGCTGCTCGAGGCCGAGTTCCTCGCGATCATGCTGGTGCTCGTGTACGTGGGCGCGGTGATGGTGCTGTTCCTGTTCGTGGTGATGATGATCGACATCAACCTCGACGAACTGCGACGCGGCTTCGGCAAGTTCATTCCGCTCGCGAGCGCCGTTGGCGCGATCATGATCGTGGAAGCGGCGCTGGTGCTCATGCGCGGTTACGGTGCCACGCGTGCGCCGGTCAAGGCGGTCTCGGCGCCGGACGTGGCGAACACGAAGGCCCTGGGCATTGCGCTGTACACCGACTATATCTTTGCCTTCGAAGTGGCAGGTCTGATCCTGCTGGTGGCCGTCGTGGCAGCCGTTGCGCTCACGATGCGTAGCCGCAAGGATCACAAACAGACCGACCCGAGCCAGCAGGTGCGCGTGAAGGCGCGCGACCGTGTGCGTCTGGTGTCGATGCCCGCCGAAGCACGGCAGCAGTCCACCGGCGCCGACACGCCGGCGGCGGAATAA
- a CDS encoding NADH-quinone oxidoreductase subunit M, which yields MQSLPLLSLAIWLPIISGIVVLAVGNDRNPGGARVLSLIGSLASFLVTLPLISNFNADTAAFQFVEKSSWIERFHINYFLGIDGISLWLVVLTALITVIVVIAGWEVITERVAQYMAAFLILSGLMIGVFSAQDGLLFYVFFEATLIPMYLIIGVWGGPNRVYAAFKFFLYTLLGSLLMLVALIYLYNVTGSFTLTDWYAAKLPMNVQILLFVAFFMAFAVKVPMWPVHTWLPDAHVEAPTGGSVVLAAIMLKLGAYGFLRFSLPIAPDASHYLSGFMIALALIAVVYIGLVALVQTDMKKLVAYSSIAHMGFAILGFFMFSEIGMQGALVQMISHGFVSGAMFLCIGVLYDRMHSRNIADYGGVVNTMPKFAALFMLFAMANSGLPATSGFVGEFLVILGAVKLNFWVGLLAATSLITGAAYSLWMYKRVIFGAIANDHVRELVDVNKREFFMLAVLAALTLFMGIYPKPFTDLMHTSVVNLLAHVAQTKLP from the coding sequence ATGCAATCGCTACCGCTTCTGAGTCTGGCCATCTGGCTGCCCATCATTTCGGGGATCGTTGTCCTCGCGGTGGGTAACGACCGCAACCCGGGCGGCGCACGTGTGCTGTCGCTCATCGGTTCGCTGGCCAGCTTTCTGGTCACGTTGCCGCTGATCTCGAACTTCAACGCCGATACGGCCGCGTTCCAGTTCGTCGAGAAATCGAGCTGGATCGAACGCTTCCATATCAACTACTTCCTTGGCATCGACGGCATCTCGCTGTGGCTGGTGGTGCTCACGGCGCTCATCACGGTCATCGTGGTGATCGCGGGCTGGGAAGTGATCACCGAGCGCGTGGCGCAGTACATGGCCGCGTTCCTGATCCTGTCGGGCCTGATGATCGGCGTGTTCTCGGCGCAGGACGGCCTGCTGTTCTACGTGTTCTTCGAAGCCACGCTGATCCCGATGTACCTGATCATCGGCGTGTGGGGCGGTCCGAACCGTGTGTACGCGGCTTTCAAGTTCTTCCTGTACACGCTGCTCGGTTCGCTGCTGATGCTCGTCGCGCTGATCTATCTGTACAACGTGACGGGCTCGTTCACGCTGACGGACTGGTACGCCGCGAAGCTGCCGATGAACGTGCAGATCCTGCTGTTCGTGGCCTTCTTCATGGCTTTCGCCGTGAAGGTGCCGATGTGGCCGGTGCACACCTGGCTGCCCGACGCCCACGTGGAAGCGCCGACGGGCGGCTCGGTGGTGCTGGCCGCCATCATGCTCAAGCTCGGCGCCTACGGTTTCCTGCGCTTTTCGCTGCCGATCGCGCCGGACGCGAGTCACTACCTGTCGGGCTTCATGATCGCGCTTGCGCTGATCGCCGTGGTCTACATCGGCCTGGTGGCCCTGGTGCAGACGGACATGAAGAAGCTGGTGGCGTACTCGTCGATCGCGCACATGGGTTTTGCGATTCTCGGCTTCTTCATGTTCAGCGAAATCGGCATGCAAGGCGCGCTGGTGCAGATGATCTCGCACGGTTTCGTGTCGGGCGCCATGTTCCTGTGTATCGGCGTGCTGTATGACCGCATGCACTCGCGCAACATCGCCGACTACGGCGGTGTGGTGAACACGATGCCGAAGTTCGCGGCGCTGTTCATGCTCTTCGCGATGGCCAACAGCGGTCTGCCGGCGACGTCGGGCTTCGTGGGCGAATTCCTGGTGATCCTTGGCGCCGTGAAGCTGAACTTCTGGGTCGGCCTGCTGGCGGCGACCTCGCTGATCACCGGTGCCGCGTATTCGCTGTGGATGTACAAGCGCGTGATTTTCGGCGCCATTGCCAACGATCACGTGCGCGAACTGGTCGACGTCAACAAGCGCGAGTTCTTCATGCTGGCCGTGCTGGCTGCGCTGACGCTGTTCATGGGTATCTATCCGAAGCCCTTCACCGACCTGATGCACACCTCAGTGGTTAACCTCCTCGCCCACGTGGCGCAGACCAAGCTGCCGTAA
- the nuoN gene encoding NADH-quinone oxidoreductase subunit NuoN, giving the protein MQNINLLPALPEAILLLMILVIMMCDAFLGQTRKLNYVLALLTSAVVSVLWACNAADPASHYLFGNVFVADPMSNLLKAFGGLATFVTFIYGQKYLEARGLARGDFYVLSLFSLLGLSVMISGNNFLTLYLGLELMSLSLYALAAVWRESTNATESAMKYYVLGALASGFLLYGMSMMYGATGSLELAKVFEVIASGAVNKIVLVFGVVFIVAGLAFKLGAAPFHMWVPDVYQGAPTPVTLLIGGAPKLGAFALLLRLLVEGMLPLALDWQQMLIILSVLSLVVGNLTAIVQTNVKRLLAYSTISHMGFVLLGMLAGVVGGKIDGIADAYGSSLFYSVIYLLTTLGTFGIVLLLSRQGFEAENLSDLKGLNQRSPWFAFVMLMLMFSLAGIPPLAGFYAKLAVLQAVVKAGMVWLAVVAVIASLIGAFYYLRVVKLMYFDKPEDTNALQGSGTMRFVLSLNGLALLYLGLMPGSLMDWCLRTIKLTLAS; this is encoded by the coding sequence ATGCAAAACATCAATCTGCTGCCTGCGCTGCCCGAGGCCATCCTGCTGCTCATGATCCTCGTGATCATGATGTGCGACGCGTTCCTCGGCCAGACGCGCAAGCTGAACTACGTGCTGGCGCTGCTGACCAGCGCGGTCGTCTCCGTGCTGTGGGCGTGCAATGCCGCCGACCCGGCATCGCATTACCTGTTCGGCAACGTGTTCGTGGCCGACCCGATGTCGAATCTGCTCAAGGCCTTCGGCGGCCTGGCAACGTTCGTCACGTTCATCTACGGTCAGAAGTATCTCGAAGCGCGCGGTCTTGCCCGTGGCGACTTCTACGTCCTCAGCCTGTTCTCGCTGCTGGGCCTGTCGGTGATGATCTCGGGCAACAACTTCCTGACGCTGTATCTCGGTCTGGAGCTGATGTCGCTGTCGCTGTATGCGCTGGCCGCCGTCTGGCGCGAATCGACGAACGCGACCGAGTCGGCCATGAAGTACTACGTGCTGGGTGCGCTGGCTTCGGGCTTCCTGCTGTACGGCATGTCGATGATGTACGGCGCGACCGGTTCGCTCGAACTGGCCAAGGTCTTCGAGGTGATCGCCTCCGGCGCGGTGAACAAGATCGTGCTGGTGTTCGGCGTGGTGTTCATCGTCGCCGGTCTGGCGTTCAAGCTGGGCGCCGCACCGTTCCACATGTGGGTGCCCGACGTCTACCAGGGGGCACCGACGCCCGTCACGCTGCTCATCGGCGGCGCGCCGAAGCTGGGTGCGTTCGCGCTGCTGCTGCGTTTGCTCGTCGAAGGCATGCTGCCGCTGGCGCTCGACTGGCAACAGATGCTGATCATCCTGTCGGTGCTCTCGCTGGTGGTCGGTAACCTGACGGCGATCGTGCAGACCAACGTCAAGCGTCTGCTGGCTTACTCGACGATCTCGCACATGGGTTTCGTGCTGCTCGGCATGCTCGCGGGCGTGGTCGGCGGCAAGATCGACGGCATCGCCGACGCTTACGGTTCGTCGCTGTTCTACAGCGTGATCTACCTGCTCACGACGCTCGGCACCTTCGGTATCGTGCTGCTGCTCTCGCGTCAGGGCTTCGAAGCCGAGAACCTCTCGGATCTGAAGGGCCTGAACCAACGCAGCCCGTGGTTTGCGTTCGTCATGCTGATGCTGATGTTCTCGCTCGCGGGCATTCCGCCGCTGGCAGGCTTCTATGCCAAGCTGGCCGTGCTGCAGGCGGTGGTCAAGGCCGGCATGGTGTGGCTGGCGGTCGTGGCGGTCATCGCTTCGCTGATCGGCGCGTTCTACTACCTGCGTGTCGTGAAGCTCATGTACTTCGACAAGCCGGAAGACACCAACGCACTGCAAGGCAGCGGTACGATGCGCTTCGTGCTGTCGCTCAACGGCCTGGCGTTGCTGTATCTCGGCCTGATGCCCGGCTCGCTGATGGACTGGTGCCTGCGCACCATCAAACTGACGCTGGCCAGCTGA